A stretch of Alkalicella caledoniensis DNA encodes these proteins:
- a CDS encoding TetR/AcrR family transcriptional regulator, translated as MSQDKKTIIYEAALSLVYDNQDLSRIKVADIAERANIGKSTVYEYFESKEQVIGEALIYMFNRGIASFEFIIEENKTFKETYILLLEGISALMNKNRNLFDFMTMSQKDLDIHNTIKKIMLLQLEEIRQKYFKMIEKLVDRSVEEGIIKEKPSRYDWHIAVMSSMTCIFVHKQLKEEFNNLSEEEVLEKAYKAYVKLLS; from the coding sequence ATGTCCCAAGACAAAAAAACAATCATATACGAGGCTGCTCTAAGCCTGGTATATGACAATCAAGATTTAAGCAGAATAAAAGTTGCCGACATAGCTGAAAGGGCAAATATCGGCAAAAGTACTGTTTATGAATACTTTGAAAGTAAAGAACAAGTTATAGGTGAAGCTTTAATATATATGTTCAATAGAGGCATAGCTTCCTTTGAATTTATCATAGAAGAAAACAAAACCTTTAAAGAAACCTATATATTACTACTAGAGGGAATCTCTGCCCTAATGAACAAAAATAGAAATCTCTTTGATTTTATGACAATGAGTCAAAAGGACCTAGATATCCATAACACAATTAAAAAGATAATGCTTCTACAATTGGAGGAAATTAGACAGAAGTATTTTAAGATGATAGAGAAATTAGTGGATAGAAGTGTAGAAGAAGGAATCATTAAAGAAAAACCTTCTAGGTACGACTGGCACATAGCCGTAATGAGCTCAATGACATGTATTTTTGTTCATAAACAACTTAAGGAAGAATTTAATAATTTAAGTGAAGAAGAAGTCCTAGAAAAAGCATATAAAGCATATGTGAAACTATTGAGTTAA
- a CDS encoding ArsR/SmtB family transcription factor: MIEIIKALSDETRIRIVNLLLHRELCVCDIEGILCITQSNASRHLTKLKTSGIITHDKKAQWVFYQISEDFRRDHNLLIQYLKEQTFKNVQYKNDAEKLKNYAVTCLT; the protein is encoded by the coding sequence ATGATTGAGATTATTAAAGCACTTAGTGATGAGACTAGAATTAGAATAGTTAATCTTCTACTGCACCGTGAGTTGTGTGTTTGTGATATAGAGGGTATTTTATGTATTACTCAATCCAATGCTTCAAGGCATCTTACTAAATTAAAGACAAGTGGTATTATAACCCATGACAAAAAAGCACAATGGGTGTTTTATCAGATTAGCGAGGACTTCAGAAGAGATCACAACTTATTAATTCAATATTTAAAAGAACAAACATTTAAAAACGTTCAATATAAAAACGATGCTGAAAAACTTAAAAACTACGCGGTAACCTGTCTTACTTAG
- the arsD gene encoding arsenite efflux transporter metallochaperone ArsD — translation MKIEFFDPPMCCSTGICGPSVDEKLVKLGEDIAKLKQKGIEVERYMISQQPMKFRENEEVYKLVRENGKVVLPVTAINGKVFKSKEYPTLEEMLTQLGVE, via the coding sequence ATGAAAATTGAGTTTTTTGATCCGCCAATGTGCTGTTCAACTGGTATCTGTGGCCCCAGTGTTGATGAAAAATTAGTGAAACTGGGTGAAGATATAGCAAAGCTTAAACAAAAGGGAATTGAAGTGGAAAGATACATGATTTCCCAGCAACCTATGAAGTTTAGGGAAAACGAAGAAGTATATAAGCTTGTCCGTGAAAATGGAAAAGTAGTACTTCCAGTAACAGCTATTAACGGCAAAGTATTTAAATCTAAAGAATATCCAACACTAGAAGAAATGCTAACACAGTTAGGGGTTGAGTAA
- a CDS encoding ArsA family ATPase, translated as MTKFILFSGKGGVGKTSMASTTAVYNAELGKKTLIVTTDPAANLSDVFEQEIGHRITKIDGLENLYAMEIDPDQATAEYKERSLAPMRDLFDEDLLKVAEEQLSGPCTEEMAAFDKFIDFMDGADYDVVIFDTAPTGHTIRLLELPVDWSKHIEESSKGSGQTCMGPVALIEDSKKKYDDAIAKLRNTEITNFTFVMQAEETSLQETVRASKGLNELGIKTSQVIINGLIPEAEAVVPFFKKKHERQLVTVEKAEELFKNLSIKKMELFDTELKGVDMFRKCATFLFGGEQNE; from the coding sequence TTGACAAAATTCATTCTTTTCTCAGGAAAAGGTGGGGTAGGAAAAACATCCATGGCATCTACAACTGCGGTATATAATGCAGAACTGGGTAAAAAAACATTAATAGTTACCACTGATCCAGCAGCCAACCTATCCGACGTATTTGAACAAGAAATTGGTCATAGAATAACGAAAATAGATGGTTTAGAAAACCTTTACGCAATGGAAATAGATCCTGATCAAGCAACAGCTGAATATAAAGAAAGATCATTAGCACCCATGAGAGACTTATTTGATGAAGATTTATTAAAGGTAGCTGAAGAACAGTTAAGTGGTCCATGTACAGAAGAAATGGCGGCTTTTGATAAATTTATTGATTTCATGGATGGGGCAGATTACGATGTGGTTATTTTCGATACTGCGCCCACAGGACATACAATCCGCTTATTGGAACTGCCTGTTGATTGGAGCAAGCATATTGAAGAAAGTTCAAAGGGTAGTGGTCAAACATGTATGGGACCTGTGGCATTGATAGAAGATAGTAAGAAAAAGTATGATGACGCCATTGCTAAGCTCAGAAACACTGAAATAACTAACTTTACTTTTGTAATGCAAGCAGAAGAAACATCTTTACAAGAGACTGTGAGAGCTTCAAAAGGTCTGAATGAACTAGGTATCAAAACAAGCCAAGTCATTATAAACGGACTTATCCCTGAAGCTGAAGCTGTTGTACCCTTTTTCAAAAAGAAACACGAAAGACAGCTTGTAACAGTTGAAAAAGCAGAAGAATTATTCAAAAACCTTTCGATTAAAAAAATGGAGCTGTTTGATACAGAACTAAAAGGTGTAGATATGTTTCGAAAATGTGCCACTTTTCTATTTGGGGGGGAACAAAATGAGTAA
- a CDS encoding ArsA family ATPase produces the protein MSNLNTVLYPGKSGRKNIFFSGKGGVGKTSMACITAVQNAKKGFKTLVLTTDPAAHIGDVLDKPVTDKITKIEGVENLYAAQIDQKKATEEYKEKVLNDAMAKFDESTIMAMKEELESPCTEEMASFQKFVEYASSEDFDVIVIDTAPTGHTLRMLELPMDWSKQIQLKAGENAEITEEDKKQKARFDKVISMMKDEEMTTFAFVMYPEKTPIIEAYRASQELMTLDIKTQLVVANLIISEQDAVTPFYQKRRNMQLGYIQEIKNTFDKAHLLEVPMFDDEIKGMDMLNEITTKLF, from the coding sequence ATGAGTAATTTAAACACTGTATTATACCCAGGTAAAAGTGGAAGAAAAAACATCTTTTTCTCCGGTAAAGGGGGAGTAGGTAAAACTTCCATGGCTTGTATTACTGCTGTTCAAAATGCCAAAAAAGGGTTTAAAACACTAGTTTTAACAACTGACCCCGCTGCCCATATAGGAGACGTATTAGATAAGCCTGTTACTGATAAGATTACAAAAATTGAGGGTGTAGAAAATCTTTACGCAGCTCAAATAGACCAAAAGAAAGCCACAGAAGAATACAAAGAAAAAGTGTTAAATGATGCTATGGCAAAATTTGATGAAAGCACCATAATGGCTATGAAAGAAGAACTAGAATCACCTTGTACAGAGGAGATGGCATCCTTCCAAAAGTTTGTGGAGTACGCTTCTTCTGAGGACTTTGATGTCATAGTTATTGATACAGCACCCACAGGCCATACCTTAAGAATGCTTGAACTTCCAATGGATTGGAGCAAACAAATCCAACTAAAAGCAGGAGAAAATGCCGAAATAACCGAAGAAGACAAAAAACAAAAGGCTAGATTTGATAAAGTAATATCAATGATGAAAGATGAAGAAATGACTACCTTTGCTTTCGTTATGTACCCTGAGAAAACACCTATTATAGAAGCATATCGGGCATCTCAAGAATTGATGACCCTAGACATAAAAACTCAACTAGTGGTAGCTAACCTGATAATTTCTGAACAAGATGCGGTAACACCTTTCTACCAAAAAAGAAGAAATATGCAACTGGGATATATTCAAGAGATAAAGAATACATTTGATAAAGCTCATCTATTGGAAGTTCCTATGTTTGATGATGAGATTAAGGGTATGGATATGCTTAACGAAATTACTACAAAACTATTTTAA
- a CDS encoding IS1182 family transposase → MSFIQGTDRKQKTMFPDCIEDYIGEDNPVRVIDEYVKLVNMSAFTKSKEHRRGAPGYHPSVLLKLYLYGYVNGIRSSRKLETESHRNIEVVWLLQKLKPDFKTIADFRKENKTQLKQVFKDFTKLCKDLKLLGEEFIAIDGTKIQANNSKKNNFSKKKIQRHKQYIEDKVNSYLDLLESSDKDDSPKLKYTPEEIQQKIEKLKERKIKFEELEKKLQDSESNEISTVDEDARLMDNKNNGVTVAYNIQTAVDSKHSIIVAYDVTNNPADQGNLNSLAEKAKDIFGKRKLEVAADKGYYQADDLMKCERNETTVYLPKQSYSNATGDKDFYGDKFTYVPEKDLYICPLGHELRRINHKSKEPKRIKYRNYDACKNCESKSKCTTAAKGRIINRSPNQDFLDTIDARTEANMDKYLQRQMIVEHPYGTIKRTMNAGYFLTRGMDSVTTETALVLLAYNFKRVINIIGVKELLRILVALRPTLSLYFYMFKSYCTKRQEIYG, encoded by the coding sequence ATGTCATTTATACAAGGTACAGATAGAAAGCAAAAAACAATGTTTCCTGACTGCATAGAAGATTACATAGGTGAGGATAATCCCGTTAGGGTAATTGATGAATACGTAAAACTGGTCAATATGAGTGCATTCACTAAATCAAAGGAACACCGCAGAGGTGCACCAGGATATCATCCCTCTGTTTTATTGAAGTTATATCTATATGGGTATGTAAATGGCATAAGATCATCTAGAAAGCTAGAAACAGAATCTCACAGGAATATAGAAGTGGTTTGGCTATTACAAAAACTAAAACCTGATTTTAAAACAATAGCTGATTTCAGGAAAGAAAATAAAACTCAGCTAAAACAAGTTTTCAAGGATTTTACTAAGTTGTGTAAGGATCTCAAACTATTAGGCGAGGAATTCATAGCAATAGATGGGACTAAAATTCAAGCTAATAATTCAAAGAAGAATAATTTCTCAAAGAAAAAAATACAAAGACACAAACAATATATCGAAGATAAGGTTAATTCCTATCTAGATTTGTTAGAAAGCAGTGACAAAGACGATTCACCTAAACTTAAGTATACACCTGAAGAAATTCAGCAAAAAATTGAAAAACTCAAGGAGCGTAAAATTAAATTTGAAGAGTTGGAAAAAAAACTACAGGATAGCGAAAGTAATGAAATATCTACAGTTGACGAAGATGCTAGGCTTATGGACAACAAAAACAATGGTGTTACTGTAGCATATAACATACAAACAGCTGTAGACTCTAAGCATAGTATTATAGTGGCATATGATGTTACAAACAATCCCGCAGATCAAGGTAATCTAAATTCACTTGCAGAAAAGGCTAAAGATATATTTGGAAAAAGGAAACTTGAAGTAGCAGCAGATAAAGGCTATTACCAAGCAGACGACCTTATGAAATGTGAGAGAAACGAAACAACAGTCTATTTGCCAAAACAGTCGTATTCTAACGCCACAGGAGACAAAGATTTCTACGGAGATAAATTTACTTATGTGCCTGAAAAAGACTTATATATTTGTCCTTTGGGCCATGAATTACGCAGAATAAACCACAAATCAAAAGAACCAAAAAGAATAAAATATAGAAACTACGATGCCTGTAAAAACTGTGAATCAAAAAGCAAATGCACCACTGCAGCCAAAGGCAGGATAATAAATCGGTCACCTAACCAAGATTTTTTGGATACTATAGATGCTAGAACAGAAGCAAATATGGACAAATACCTACAAAGGCAGATGATTGTTGAGCATCCTTATGGAACCATCAAAAGGACAATGAATGCTGGGTATTTTTTAACAAGAGGGATGGATTCTGTAACTACAGAGACAGCCCTAGTTTTGCTAGCCTATAATTTTAAAAGAGTAATAAATATTATAGGAGTGAAAGAACTACTAAGGATATTAGTAGCTCTTAGACCCACTTTATCATTGTATTTTTATATGTTTAAGTCATATTGCACCAAAAGACAGGAAATTTACGGCTAA
- the nagA gene encoding N-acetylglucosamine-6-phosphate deacetylase: MTTVIKNGQVLGDNFSFKQQDIKLSGEIIDTIGEVVEKATIDAKGLYVVPGLIDIHTHGCNGCDFCDGKISSLETISTYLAHNGITSFLGTSMSLSEEKLHSIFKIAKDFIRENKKGAYMHGINMEGPFFNELKKGAQSGDNLKNPDIEMFHRLNESSGNNIRVCCLSPELDGSDQFTSSLKDSTVISLAHTTADYDISMKAIDLGASNITHLYNAMAPFTHRSPGLVGAAFDSNVSCELICDGIHVHPAVIRSTFKTVGAERIILVSDSMCACGLSDGIYELGGQKVIVKDSTATLENGTIAGSTTNLMSCVKNCVDFGIPLEDALKAASINPAKLIGVDDITGSVAVGKYADLMLMDEKFHIKHVFVKGKQVI, from the coding sequence ATGACTACCGTTATAAAGAACGGGCAAGTTTTAGGTGATAATTTTTCATTCAAACAGCAAGACATTAAGTTATCCGGTGAAATTATAGATACTATAGGTGAGGTTGTGGAAAAAGCAACAATCGATGCTAAAGGACTTTATGTCGTTCCCGGCTTGATTGATATCCACACCCATGGTTGTAATGGATGCGACTTTTGCGATGGTAAAATATCATCCTTAGAAACCATCTCAACATATCTAGCACATAATGGAATAACGTCCTTCCTTGGAACTTCTATGTCTTTAAGTGAAGAAAAGTTACATAGCATATTTAAGATCGCAAAGGATTTTATAAGGGAGAACAAAAAAGGTGCATATATGCATGGGATCAATATGGAAGGACCTTTTTTCAACGAGCTTAAAAAGGGTGCCCAGTCCGGAGATAATCTAAAAAATCCTGATATTGAAATGTTCCACAGACTAAATGAGTCTAGTGGAAATAATATTAGGGTCTGTTGCCTTTCCCCTGAATTGGATGGAAGTGACCAGTTTACTAGTTCACTGAAAGACTCTACTGTTATTTCATTAGCTCACACAACGGCTGATTATGATATCTCAATGAAAGCTATTGATTTGGGAGCCTCCAATATAACACATCTTTACAATGCCATGGCACCTTTTACACATCGTTCCCCTGGCCTCGTGGGCGCAGCATTTGATAGCAACGTTAGTTGCGAGCTTATTTGTGACGGTATTCATGTACACCCTGCCGTCATACGCTCTACCTTTAAAACTGTAGGGGCTGAGAGGATTATATTGGTAAGTGATAGTATGTGTGCCTGTGGCCTTTCAGATGGTATATATGAGTTAGGTGGACAGAAAGTAATTGTGAAGGATTCCACTGCCACCTTAGAAAACGGAACAATTGCTGGATCAACAACTAATCTCATGAGTTGCGTAAAAAACTGTGTAGATTTTGGCATCCCCTTGGAAGATGCCCTTAAGGCAGCTTCAATCAATCCTGCCAAACTAATTGGAGTAGATGATATAACAGGCAGTGTAGCTGTAGGAAAATATGCTGATTTAATGTTAATGGATGAAAAATTTCATATTAAGCATGTTTTTGTTAAAGGAAAGCAAGTGATTTAA
- the nagB gene encoding glucosamine-6-phosphate deaminase: MKILFARDYQDMSRKAANILSAQVILNTKSVVGLATGSTPTGVYKQLIEWYEKGDIDFSKIKSVNLDEYCGIKADSDQSYYYYMYENFFKHININLKNTYIPDGMEKDAQLECKRYNNIIKQLGGIDIQLLGIGHNGHIGFNEPNEAFEKETHCVKLDDKTIEANARFFDSKEEVPTHAYTMGIKSIMQAKKILLLASGEGKSKILYDSLFGPITPGVPASILQLHNDLTVVADEGALSEIMSKHPESVEQFNMPKK, from the coding sequence ATGAAAATACTTTTTGCACGTGATTATCAAGATATGAGTCGCAAGGCTGCCAATATCCTTTCAGCACAAGTTATATTAAATACAAAAAGTGTTGTAGGTTTAGCCACTGGTTCAACACCCACAGGAGTGTACAAGCAGCTAATTGAATGGTATGAAAAAGGAGACATTGATTTTTCTAAGATTAAGTCAGTAAACCTCGATGAATACTGTGGCATTAAAGCAGACAGTGATCAAAGTTACTATTATTACATGTATGAAAACTTCTTTAAACACATAAATATTAACCTAAAGAATACTTATATCCCTGATGGCATGGAAAAAGATGCCCAGCTTGAGTGTAAACGTTATAATAATATTATTAAACAACTAGGTGGAATTGATATACAGCTACTTGGAATCGGCCATAATGGTCATATTGGATTTAACGAACCAAACGAGGCTTTTGAAAAAGAAACCCATTGCGTTAAGCTTGACGACAAAACCATTGAAGCCAATGCAAGATTTTTTGACTCCAAGGAAGAGGTGCCTACCCATGCATATACCATGGGTATTAAAAGTATAATGCAGGCGAAGAAAATCCTATTATTGGCCAGCGGTGAGGGCAAATCCAAGATTTTATATGATTCCCTTTTTGGCCCCATAACACCGGGTGTTCCTGCTTCGATTTTACAACTACACAATGACTTAACAGTTGTGGCAGACGAAGGGGCACTATCTGAAATTATGAGTAAGCATCCAGAAAGTGTAGAACAGTTTAACATGCCAAAAAAGTAG
- a CDS encoding MurR/RpiR family transcriptional regulator: protein MKSVIVRLREYYNEASTTEKEIVKYVIKHPEETSQMTVYKLAEKTFSSPASIIRMCQKNGFGGFKDFSKALIFELAMRSQNQSAEKSEITKSDRIEDIIEKVTYKNIISLEDTKNLMDPETLNKSIQLLINSENICIYGIGSSLIVAKDAQQKFMRLNKHCSVSDDWHLQLLSARNMSDRDVGIIVSYSGQTAEMIECANTMKENGVKIISITKYGTSPIVEICDYNIFVAANESTFRSGAMSSRISQLNVIDILYTGFANTQYEKSLQLIAKTHIRKGNN from the coding sequence ATGAAAAGTGTAATTGTAAGATTGAGGGAGTACTATAACGAAGCAAGCACAACTGAGAAGGAAATAGTTAAGTACGTAATAAAACATCCAGAAGAAACATCTCAAATGACCGTTTATAAGCTTGCAGAAAAGACCTTCTCATCACCGGCTTCTATTATTAGAATGTGCCAGAAAAATGGATTTGGAGGATTTAAGGATTTTAGTAAGGCTTTGATCTTTGAGTTAGCCATGCGTTCCCAGAATCAATCCGCTGAAAAAAGTGAAATAACAAAATCCGATAGAATCGAGGATATAATCGAAAAAGTCACCTACAAAAACATTATATCCTTAGAGGACACCAAAAATCTCATGGACCCTGAAACCCTAAATAAAAGTATTCAATTACTAATCAATAGTGAAAACATATGTATATATGGCATTGGATCCTCACTTATCGTTGCAAAGGATGCCCAACAAAAGTTCATGAGGCTAAATAAACATTGTTCTGTAAGTGATGACTGGCATTTACAATTATTATCAGCAAGAAACATGTCAGATAGAGATGTTGGAATAATCGTATCATACTCAGGTCAGACCGCAGAGATGATAGAATGTGCCAATACCATGAAGGAAAATGGAGTAAAGATTATATCAATTACAAAATACGGAACATCACCCATTGTTGAAATTTGTGATTACAACATATTTGTTGCTGCAAATGAATCAACATTTAGGAGTGGTGCTATGTCTTCGAGAATATCGCAGCTTAATGTTATTGATATATTATATACTGGTTTTGCAAATACGCAATATGAGAAATCCCTTCAATTAATTGCTAAAACACATATCAGAAAGGGGAATAACTAA
- the murQ gene encoding N-acetylmuramic acid 6-phosphate etherase has product MIDLNSMSTEQRNNKTLDLDTMSITDALNTMNEEDAKVPEAIKKVIPQIEKAVKGVIAAFEKGGRLIYMGAGTSGRLGVLDAVECPPTFGTPPEKVVGLIAGGEKAFVKAVEGAEDSITMGVEDLKEIGLTPEDIVIGIAASGRTPYVIAALDYAKKVGCETVGISCNKDSAVGLAADIAIEIVVGPEVLTGSTRLKAGTAQKMVLNMISTTAMVGIGKVYKNLMVDVQRTNKKLETRAENIIMNATEVDRDTAKEVLEKAEGSVKFAITMILLNCDLQTAKEKLILANGHIRKTLI; this is encoded by the coding sequence ATGATAGATTTAAATAGTATGTCAACAGAACAAAGGAATAATAAAACATTAGATTTAGATACAATGTCAATAACTGATGCCTTAAACACTATGAATGAAGAAGACGCTAAGGTTCCAGAAGCCATAAAAAAAGTAATCCCCCAAATTGAAAAGGCTGTAAAAGGTGTAATAGCAGCTTTTGAAAAAGGTGGAAGACTAATTTATATGGGCGCAGGTACCAGTGGTAGACTAGGTGTGTTAGATGCAGTGGAATGCCCTCCAACCTTTGGCACTCCACCAGAAAAGGTTGTTGGACTGATAGCAGGAGGAGAGAAAGCCTTTGTTAAAGCAGTTGAGGGTGCTGAAGATAGTATAACAATGGGTGTAGAGGATCTTAAAGAGATTGGTCTTACCCCAGAGGATATTGTGATAGGAATAGCTGCCAGCGGTAGGACTCCATATGTTATAGCTGCTTTAGATTATGCGAAAAAGGTAGGGTGTGAAACAGTTGGTATATCCTGCAATAAAGATTCAGCTGTGGGTTTAGCAGCTGATATAGCCATAGAGATTGTTGTTGGACCTGAGGTATTAACAGGGTCCACAAGATTAAAAGCCGGTACCGCGCAAAAAATGGTGTTAAATATGATATCTACTACTGCCATGGTTGGCATTGGGAAAGTCTATAAAAATTTAATGGTAGATGTCCAGAGGACCAATAAAAAGCTTGAAACTAGGGCAGAAAATATCATTATGAATGCCACTGAAGTTGATAGGGATACTGCAAAGGAAGTTTTGGAAAAAGCTGAGGGCAGTGTTAAGTTTGCAATAACTATGATTTTACTAAACTGTGATTTGCAAACAGCTAAAGAGAAATTAATTTTGGCCAATGGCCATATTAGGAAAACCCTAATATAA
- a CDS encoding PTS transporter subunit EIIC: MATNKELASKILELVGGKSNVKAATNCMTRLRLRIKDTSKVKVDELKSTEGVMGVVESDTLQVVVGPGKAKKLADIFNDELGVPKDSVVTEDWQENKASVKAGQKKGALKAGLETIAGIFIPLIPAIIAAGIFNGFASLIGTMQGQEVISGDTWEFIRLMFSLIGSGFLGYFAIYTGVNAAKRFGATEALGGMIGAMTIGSQIVNISQMFGLYDADVPLNSILTTGKGGIIGVIIGVYLLAKVEKAVRKVVPDVLDLIVTPLVTLLVVGLALVLVIMPVSGFASDILVDGLSVIINSDNTIVSIISGYVLAALFLPMVLLGLHHGLIPIYAIQLEAMGGVSLFPVLAMAGAGQVGAAIAIYLKAKKVNNKRMQSVITGALPAGILGIGEPLIYGVTLPLGKPFITAGLGAGFGGAYVMATNVMASAWGPSGLVALPLMHADKIIHFFFGIVISYIGGFIITNIFINSKDVENV; this comes from the coding sequence ATGGCGACTAACAAAGAATTAGCCAGCAAAATCCTTGAATTAGTTGGTGGTAAAAGCAATGTCAAAGCTGCAACTAATTGTATGACCAGATTACGTCTTCGAATCAAGGATACTTCAAAAGTTAAAGTGGATGAACTAAAATCCACCGAGGGAGTAATGGGTGTTGTAGAGTCTGATACCCTGCAGGTTGTTGTGGGACCTGGAAAAGCTAAAAAACTTGCAGATATTTTTAACGATGAACTAGGAGTACCTAAGGATTCAGTGGTTACTGAAGACTGGCAAGAAAATAAAGCAAGTGTTAAGGCTGGACAAAAGAAAGGTGCTTTAAAAGCAGGCCTAGAAACAATAGCCGGAATCTTTATACCTCTTATACCTGCAATTATTGCAGCGGGTATTTTTAACGGATTTGCATCCCTAATTGGTACAATGCAAGGTCAAGAAGTTATAAGTGGTGATACATGGGAATTTATCCGTCTAATGTTCTCGCTAATAGGATCTGGTTTCTTAGGTTACTTCGCAATATATACAGGTGTTAATGCAGCCAAAAGATTTGGAGCAACTGAAGCCCTAGGTGGTATGATAGGTGCCATGACCATAGGTTCTCAAATTGTTAATATATCTCAAATGTTTGGTCTGTATGACGCAGACGTTCCATTAAACTCAATTCTAACTACTGGAAAAGGTGGTATCATTGGTGTTATCATCGGTGTTTATTTATTAGCTAAAGTAGAGAAAGCTGTTAGGAAAGTAGTGCCCGATGTTTTAGATCTTATTGTAACTCCTCTAGTTACATTATTAGTAGTTGGTTTAGCACTTGTACTAGTTATTATGCCAGTTTCAGGATTTGCTTCAGACATTCTAGTTGATGGATTAAGTGTTATCATCAACTCTGATAACACAATTGTAAGTATAATATCTGGATATGTTTTAGCAGCACTTTTCTTACCAATGGTTCTTTTAGGCTTACACCATGGTCTTATCCCAATATATGCAATCCAGCTAGAAGCCATGGGTGGGGTATCCCTATTCCCTGTACTTGCAATGGCTGGTGCTGGTCAAGTTGGTGCAGCTATAGCTATATACCTAAAAGCAAAAAAAGTTAATAACAAAAGGATGCAGTCAGTTATTACAGGTGCACTACCAGCAGGTATTCTAGGAATTGGTGAACCGCTAATATACGGTGTTACACTTCCATTGGGTAAACCATTTATAACTGCAGGTTTAGGTGCTGGTTTCGGTGGAGCCTATGTAATGGCTACAAACGTAATGGCTTCAGCATGGGGACCATCAGGTCTTGTTGCGCTACCACTTATGCATGCAGATAAAATCATCCATTTCTTCTTTGGTATCGTTATATCCTATATAGGTGGTTTCATCATAACAAATATCTTTATCAACTCTAAAGACGTAGAAAATGTATAA
- a CDS encoding MupG family TIM beta-alpha barrel fold protein, producing MYNKLGLSVYVSTFDTQMDMLEKFKGSGYYVFTSFHIQEEFNDTYLTKSKQMCNWLKEMGFQIIADVSPKTLSIFEKDSIIGFAKEMSIDVLRLDYGFTEEEILHVAKYYPISFNASTDDVSVAKKILEMGTEVFALHNFYPRPETGLDDHFFNHMNTKLQEAGIKALAFIPGDETKRAPIHEGLPTLEKHRSIPPYIAYLDLAINFGVDGIFVGDVKISDQQSNLISGYLKDGIISIPVDFPQGYSYLYNGVFTIRVDSPRAIMRLQESREYSCNGEKQQPYNCVERTIGSITMDNIKYGRYSGEIQIVREALAQDERVNVIGNIKPEYLRIMNCVKNTKKIRFVK from the coding sequence ATGTATAATAAATTAGGATTATCCGTTTACGTATCTACCTTTGATACCCAAATGGATATGCTAGAAAAATTTAAGGGGAGTGGATACTATGTATTCACTTCCTTCCATATCCAAGAGGAGTTTAACGATACCTATTTGACTAAATCAAAACAAATGTGTAATTGGCTCAAAGAAATGGGATTTCAGATAATAGCAGATGTATCCCCAAAAACCCTTTCTATTTTTGAAAAAGATTCTATCATTGGCTTTGCTAAGGAAATGAGCATTGATGTATTACGGTTGGACTATGGTTTTACTGAAGAAGAAATACTTCATGTGGCAAAATACTATCCAATATCATTTAATGCATCCACAGACGATGTGTCTGTTGCTAAGAAAATATTAGAAATGGGAACTGAAGTATTTGCCTTACACAACTTTTACCCAAGACCGGAAACTGGCCTAGATGACCACTTCTTTAACCACATGAACACAAAACTACAAGAAGCAGGTATAAAAGCTTTGGCTTTCATACCAGGGGATGAAACTAAAAGGGCACCTATCCACGAAGGGTTGCCAACCTTGGAAAAGCACCGGAGTATACCGCCATATATAGCTTACCTGGATCTAGCTATAAACTTCGGTGTAGATGGAATTTTTGTTGGAGACGTTAAAATCTCTGATCAACAAAGCAATTTAATATCAGGCTATCTCAAAGATGGAATAATCAGTATACCCGTGGATTTCCCCCAAGGTTATAGCTACCTATACAATGGGGTCTTTACCATAAGAGTCGACTCGCCAAGGGCAATTATGCGCCTACAAGAATCAAGGGAGTACTCTTGCAATGGAGAAAAACAACAACCATATAATTGCGTAGAAAGAACCATAGGCTCCATAACAATGGACAATATTAAATATGGTAGATACTCAGGTGAAATCCAAATTGTAAGAGAAGCCTTAGCCCAAGACGAAAGAGTAAATGTAATCGGCAACATAAAACCTGAATACCTAAGGATAATGAACTGTGTCAAAAACACCAAAAAAATAAGGTTTGTAAAATAA